One Panicum virgatum strain AP13 chromosome 3N, P.virgatum_v5, whole genome shotgun sequence DNA segment encodes these proteins:
- the LOC120666891 gene encoding L-type lectin-domain containing receptor kinase IX.1-like — MRLLVVLLLISGTAFPVADGSDGSGGCDRRCGGTVVPYPFGFSAGCPVVLACDASTSTVLLPRSTAAAPYPIRSFRRPPFSTFLVSVAPSCNRSVGEARASLSGAGYGVSNRTGLFLGGGCRTPGASNCSVSPSLAASLLRTAGCAGNDTSWACVADLPSYSSPPARGQGWFFNWEHADAAGCRDALTATVYGEPKVGSPSLDFDVVEMNWWVNGTCADAGRCAANAGCDDVLAPSGAWGHQCYCSDGMSGDGFVAGEGCHYGSRARGKLSAAAIAGIVVSAASFAFALSICFWLRRRKRMNTKTAKQPHVRAARLFRGKPVEEDDLELGEEVAGPQRFSYDELAAATGNFSDDRRLGAGGFGNVYSGLLADGKREVAVKRVSETSRQGWKEFAAEVRIISRLRHRNLVQLIGWCHGGGGGGDVLLLVYELMRSGSLDAHLHDPERVLPWPARYGAALGVGAALLYLHEDAERRVVHRDVKPSNVMLDASFTAKIGDFGLARLIDDGRRSHTTGFAGTWGYMDPESVLAGRASVESDVYSFGVLLLEVACGRRPAVPVREEDEDFIHLVRWVWRAYGGGSILDAADARLEGEFDGREMACALLVGLWCAHPDRTLRPTIRQAVGVLRFEAPPPSLPAKMPVATYGAPADRPDTTTSSATSTTVSGGGGIGHSSTTQSSAESSLMKWQANNNTSI; from the coding sequence ATGCGCCTCCTCGTCGTTCTCCTCTTGATTTCCGGCACAGCCTTCCCCGTCGCCGACGGTAGCGATGGCAGCGGCGGGTGCGACCGCCGGTGCGGTGGCACCGTCGTCCCCTACCCTTTCGGCTTCTCCGCCGGCTGCCCCGTCGTCCTGGCCTGCGACGCCTCCACCTCCACGGTCCTCCTCCCGCGttccaccgcggcggcgccgtaccCCATCCGCTCGTTCCGCCGGCCCCCCTTCTCCACCTTCCTGGTCTCCGTGGCGCCCTCATGCAACCGCAGCGTCGGCGAGGCCAGGGCGTCGCTCAGCGGCGCCGGCTACGGCGTCTCCAACCGCACCGGGCTCTtcctcggcggcggctgccgcacGCCGGGGGCCTCCAACTGCTCCGTCTCTCCGAGCCTCGCGGCGTCGCTGCTCCGCACGGCGGGGTGCGCCGGCAACGACACCTCCTGGGCGTGCGTGGCCGACCTGCCGTCGTACAgctccccgccggcgagggGCCAGGGCTGGTTCTTCAACTGGGAGCACGCGGACGCTGCGGGCTGCAGGGACGCGCTGACGGCGACGGTGTACGGGGAGCCGAAGGTGGGGTCCCCGTCCCTGGATTTCGATGTCGTGGAGATGAACTGGTGGGTCAACGGGACGTGCGCGGACGCCGGCCGGTGCGCGGCGAACGCGGGGTGCGACGACGTGCTGGCGCCGAGCGGAGCGTGGGGCCACCAGTGCTACTGCTCGGATGGGATGTCCGGCGACGggttcgtcgccggcgaggggtgCCACTACGGTTCCCGCGCCCGCGGCAAGCTatcggcggcggcgatcgcCGGCATCGTCGTCTCTGCCGCTTCCTTTGCGTTCGCGCTCTCGATTTGTTTCTGGCTCCGGCGGCGGAAACGGATGAATACGAAGACCGCCAAGCAACCACACGTAAGAGCGGCGAGGCTTTTCCGCGGCAAACCAGTGGAAGAAGACGACCTCGAGCTaggggaggaggtggccgggccCCAGCGATTCTCCTACGACGAGCTCGCCGCAGCCACCGGGAACTTCTCCGATGATCGGAGGCTCGGGGCAGGAGGCTTCGGCAACGTGTACAGCGGGCTCCTGGCCGACGGGAAACGCGAGGTGGCCGTGAAGAGGGTGTCGGAGACCTCGCGGCAGGGCTGGAAGGAGTTCGCGGCCGAGGTGAGGATCATCAGCCGGCTCCGGCACCGCAACCTCGTGCAGCTCATAGGCTggtgccacggcggcggcggcggcggcgacgtgctCCTCCTCGTCTACGAGCTGATGCGCAGCGGCAGCCTGGACGCGCACCTCCACGACCCGGAACGCGTCCTGCCGTGGCCGGCGAGGTACGGCGCCGcgctcggcgtcggcgccgcgcTGCTGTACCTGCACGAGGACGCGGAGCGGCGCGTGGTGCACCGGGACGTGAAGCCGAGCAACGTGATGCTGGACGCGTCGTTCACCGCCAAGATCGGCGACTTCGGGCTCGCGCGGCTCATCGACGACGGCCGCCGGTCGCACACGACGGGCTTCGCCGGCACGTGGGGGTACATGGACCCGGAGAGCGTGCTCGCCGGGCGGGCGAGCGTCGAGTccgacgtgtacagcttcggcgtcctcctcctcgaggTCGCCTGCGGCCGGCGGCCCGCCGTGCCCGTgcgggaggaggacgaggacttCATCCACCTGGTGCGGTGGGTCTGGCGCGCGTACGGCGGCGGGAGCATCCTCGACGCGGCCGACGCGCGGCTCGAAGGCGAGTTCGACGGCCGGGAGATGGCGTGCGCGCTGCTCGTCGGGCTCTGGTGCGCGCACCCGGACCGCACCCTGCGCCCCACCATCAGGCAGGCCGTCGGCGTGCTGCGGttcgaggcgccgccgccgagcctgcCCGCGAAGATGCCGGTGGCGACGTACGGGGCGCCGGCCGATCGTCCCGACACCACGACGTCTTCTGCGACATCCACGaccgtgagcggcggcggcggcattgggCATTCCAGCACCACGCAGTCATCGGCTGAGTCCAGTCTGATGAAATGGCAGGCGAACAACAATACATCAATCTGA